One genomic region from Actinomycetota bacterium encodes:
- a CDS encoding WYL domain-containing protein, whose protein sequence is MQKVERLVNLIALLLNTRRPLTVEEIRNTVPGYQQGDYSSFKRMFERDKEELRSVGIPIERRFTDVWEVEEGYVISKDRYYLPELDLTPEEMAALWIASGVVVEEDGGRDQALLKLSLGSGTPTDPAAPPWLRARLHLDAPSLSQVLDAVASKRTIRFGYRAAGRPKPTERTVDPYALVHRQGAWYLVGQDHTRGAVRHFKLQRMTSEPRFVNRAEGPDFEVPDGFSVDGHQVTEPWAGERGTSVEVAFSPRIWWWVQQSFGLEPTGTWKDHILTKLSVVDEDGFVGWVLGFGEDAVVRSPERVREKVVEHLSALVQPPKRRSS, encoded by the coding sequence GTGCAGAAGGTCGAGCGCCTCGTCAACCTCATCGCCCTGCTCCTCAACACCCGGCGCCCGCTGACCGTGGAGGAGATCCGCAACACGGTCCCCGGCTACCAGCAGGGGGACTACTCGTCGTTCAAGCGGATGTTCGAACGGGACAAAGAGGAGCTGCGCTCCGTCGGGATCCCGATCGAGCGCCGGTTCACCGACGTGTGGGAGGTCGAGGAGGGCTACGTCATATCGAAGGACCGCTACTACCTCCCCGAGCTCGACCTCACCCCGGAGGAGATGGCCGCGCTCTGGATCGCGTCGGGTGTCGTGGTCGAGGAGGACGGGGGCCGCGACCAGGCCCTGCTCAAGCTCTCTCTCGGATCCGGGACGCCGACCGACCCCGCGGCGCCGCCATGGCTGCGCGCCCGCCTGCACCTCGACGCGCCTTCGCTGTCCCAGGTGCTCGACGCGGTCGCATCCAAGAGGACCATCAGGTTCGGATACCGGGCGGCCGGACGGCCGAAGCCCACCGAGCGGACGGTGGACCCCTACGCCCTCGTCCACCGGCAGGGCGCCTGGTACCTCGTGGGACAGGACCACACGCGAGGAGCGGTCCGGCACTTCAAGCTCCAGCGCATGACCTCCGAGCCCAGGTTCGTCAACCGCGCCGAGGGACCGGACTTCGAGGTCCCCGATGGGTTCTCGGTCGACGGCCACCAGGTGACCGAGCCGTGGGCGGGGGAGAGGGGGACCTCGGTGGAGGTCGCGTTCTCCCCCCGCATCTGGTGGTGGGTGCAGCAGTCGTTCGGGCTCGAGCCCACCGGCACATGGAAGGACCACATCCTGACGAAGCTGTCCGTGGTCGACGAGGACGGCTTCGTGGGCTGGGTCCTCGGCTTCGGTGAGGACGCGGTCGTCCGGTCTCCCGAGCGGGTCCGGGAGAAGGTCGTCGAGCACCTGTCCGCGCTCGTTCAGCCGCCGAAGCGGAGGTCGTCCTGA
- a CDS encoding DUF3866 family protein: ALLFPLWAAPASPGDRVVVNTTAVDLGLGTGGHDIVVWNLAHASHEAPSGGHVMKLRYTPGQSDVLAVEAPESPHHDVMATSASLADVPVVAASLHSQLLPVVAVLHDRLPQARVVYVMTDGGALPAGLSRTLRTLRELGWLAGTVTTGHAVGGDLEAVTLHSGLLAARAVLRADVVVAGMGPGVVGTSTPFGTTGLDLAAVVNATLALDGRPVVALRMSEGDPRDRHRGVSHHVRTALTRLVHRPEAVGVPVPSDAVAAARAALPGFAVAERPDGGVLGLLAGLPAAHMGRSPDEDPLFFRCAGAAATHAADLVG; encoded by the coding sequence GCCCTCCTGTTCCCGCTCTGGGCCGCCCCCGCCTCCCCCGGCGACCGGGTCGTGGTCAACACGACCGCCGTCGACCTCGGGCTCGGGACCGGCGGGCACGACATCGTGGTCTGGAACCTCGCCCACGCGTCGCACGAGGCACCGTCCGGCGGCCACGTCATGAAGCTGCGCTACACCCCAGGGCAGAGCGACGTCCTGGCCGTCGAGGCTCCCGAGTCGCCGCATCACGACGTCATGGCGACGTCCGCCTCGCTCGCGGACGTGCCGGTGGTGGCCGCGTCCCTCCACTCGCAGCTCCTGCCGGTGGTGGCCGTCCTCCACGACCGGCTCCCGCAGGCGAGGGTCGTCTACGTGATGACCGATGGCGGCGCTCTCCCCGCCGGGTTGTCGAGGACCCTGCGGACGCTCCGGGAGCTCGGGTGGCTGGCGGGCACCGTGACGACCGGGCACGCCGTGGGTGGTGACCTCGAGGCCGTGACCCTGCACTCCGGGCTGCTGGCCGCCCGCGCCGTCCTGCGGGCCGACGTCGTCGTCGCCGGGATGGGGCCGGGCGTGGTGGGGACCTCGACCCCGTTCGGGACGACCGGGCTCGACCTCGCGGCGGTCGTGAACGCGACGCTGGCCCTGGACGGACGCCCGGTGGTCGCGCTGCGGATGTCCGAGGGCGACCCCCGGGACCGCCACCGAGGGGTGAGCCACCATGTCCGGACCGCGCTGACCCGGCTCGTCCATCGCCCCGAAGCGGTCGGGGTCCCGGTGCCGTCGGACGCGGTCGCGGCCGCCCGGGCCGCCCTCCCCGGGTTCGCCGTCGCCGAGCGCCCAGACGGCGGCGTCCTGGGGCTCTTGGCCGGGCTCCCGGCCGCGCACATGGGCCGCTCGCCGGACGAGGACCCCCTCTTCTTCAGGTGCGCGGGGGCGGCGGCGACCCACGCCGCCGACCTGGTCGGCTGA